Genomic segment of Aquila chrysaetos chrysaetos chromosome 16, bAquChr1.4, whole genome shotgun sequence:
AGACTTCCCCATGGCAGACCTGCTTTTCATCATCGGAACATCCCTGGAGGTCTGGGACTAAGGGAAACCCCCCACtgacaaggagaaaaaggcaCATGGAAAAGAGGGCCCGAGGGGActctggaagagagagagggtTTAGAAGAGAAGGCAAGAAACTGGGTTATTGAGGTAAAATTTGAGGTGGCAGGGTAAGAAATAGGGTGCATGCACTCTGAGAGACCCTCTGAAAATCTTCTGTGCTCCTGATAAAAAGTGGGCACCTGGAGAGCAAGAGACAAGTTTTGCGGCTACCTGAGGAAGGGCCACCGGATAACTGGTGACATCCATAACCTGTTCAAAGCTGGGGTAGCTTAGCCCACAGGGGGAGAACGTTAAACACAGCGGTTCCAGGCTTAGTGAGCAGCAAATTCATGCCTGCAGTGCCCGTCAGCGGGGTGACCgtctctctctgctccttcgGGTTGCCTTCCTTTAGGTGGAGCCCTTTGccagcctggcaggagctgtTCGCAGCTCCGTTCCCCGAGTCCTGATCAACCGAGATCTTGTAGGACCCTTCGCCTGGCAGCAACGCTACAATGACGTAGCCCAGCTGGGGGACGTGGTCAGTGGGGTCGAGAAGCTGGTGGAGCTGCTGGACTGGAATGAAGAGATGCAAACActaattcagaaggaaaaagaaaaggtgggaAGGGGCTCAGAGCCCTGTTTCCCTCCCTCAGTCTCTTTGTTCCTTGTACTGGGGTTATTCCGGGGGGAGCAGGTTCATGCTTGCTGGGGTTAGACTTGCACCACAGACATTGCCACACTTGCAGTCTGTATTCAGAGAAAAGGACCACAGAAAAGGGTAAAGaggttttagaaaaaacaaaccaaacctcaGTGCTATTTCACAGTGAAGGCACCACAGAGCAGAGTGCTGTGTTGCTGAATGTTTCAGTGGCACAGAAGGGGAGGATGCGGATCTGCCAGCGTCAGATGAAATAGGAAGAATATGGAAAAGGCCGGGCTTTGGGTTGAATGGGAACACTTTAGGACTTCTTCAAGCAGTGACCCACTCAATTactgaaaagctttctgttaATTTCATCTGATTTGTTcccaaacacactgaaaaagcCCTATAGATGAAGGTACAGTTTCCTGGAGCTGGAAGTGACCAACCAGAAAATCCTGTGTCATCTGTATCAAATTAATCCAGTACAATCCTGTAGGTCAGCAGAGGACTCACCTTTTGCACTTAAGCAACACAAAACACAGGCATTCTCTTCTTCAGGCAATGCTTCCTTCAGATGCATGTGAGGAGACTGGAAAACTCCCCTGAGTGCACAGGCACGCAGTGGAGCACGCTCCCGGGTGCCAAAGCTGCTGTTCAGGCCTTGGTTTTTACACAGCTTTTTCCCTGCCTGAGCCTGTGATGCTGTTAATGGCACATTAACGAGAATAATTGCTGAACCAGGCCAAGGAGCCGAGCCAAGCATCACCATAGCAGAGCTTACCTCTTTCTGTACATTCGcttaattgcttttgtttcatttctagTGTTTTTCCTGGTTGTTGTGAGAAATAAGTAATAGCAGTAACAAAAGGGAAGCTCTAATTGTGCTAGGTCCGAGGCTGAACAAGGTGCTGCAGTGGCCAGACATGCAACAAACAGCAAGCCGCAGGCAGGAGTGAGGGTACTTGTTCCACCTGACACCGTTAAATTGTTAACTAAagacttcactttttttcccctcactgaTCATTTATTTCCCTGTGCTGTTCTTCTTACTTCTGTGATCTTCTGAGATCTTCAGAAGTGAGAAATTGTACAAGAACAAGTTCTTAATTACTTTTGAGTTTAGTGCTAATGTTGCTACGTTATTTTAGACCTGttgggaagatttttttccacatttggcatcaaacactttttaaatgtttggggttt
This window contains:
- the SIRT3 gene encoding NAD-dependent protein deacetylase sirtuin-3, mitochondrial isoform X5 gives rise to the protein MADKVPHCPVCTGVIKPDIVFFGEELPQRFFLHVTDFPMADLLFIIGTSLEVEPFASLAGAVRSSVPRVLINRDLVGPFAWQQRYNDVAQLGDVVSGVEKLVELLDWNEEMQTLIQKEKEKLVAKDK